In Syntrophomonadaceae bacterium, one genomic interval encodes:
- a CDS encoding glycerate kinase — protein MRILIASDSFKGSLTSQEVGTAITEGIQRVCPEAEITVIPMADGGEGTVAALIAATGGQLITTEVTGPLGTPVTASFGLLPNGTAVLEMAEASGLTLVPEGLRNPMVTTTYGTGELIVKALDFGANRILIGIGGSATNDGGAGMAQALGVGLKDKNGQVLPYGGGFLSQLAAIDMSGLDPRIKRTPIIVACDVKNPLCGPNGASAIYGPQKGASPEMVKLLDANLRHLAQVIAQELNQNVMEIPGAGAAGGLGAGLIAFAGASLRSGVETVLDTVNLEKYLAKTDLVITGEGRLDYQSAFGKVPVGVARRALDHGVPVIAFVGEIGPGAHQVFDLGIGSAVTLVNGPIDLQRAMEKAPALLADAAERTMRLILIGEKIGGKTV, from the coding sequence TTGCGAATTTTAATCGCTTCCGATTCCTTCAAGGGCAGCTTAACCAGCCAGGAAGTTGGAACAGCAATCACTGAAGGCATCCAACGGGTCTGCCCGGAGGCAGAGATTACCGTCATTCCCATGGCCGACGGCGGCGAGGGCACCGTAGCAGCCCTGATCGCAGCTACCGGGGGACAATTGATCACAACTGAAGTGACCGGACCTTTAGGCACTCCGGTAACAGCCAGCTTTGGCCTGCTTCCAAACGGAACTGCCGTTTTGGAGATGGCGGAAGCCTCCGGGCTGACCCTGGTTCCGGAAGGGTTAAGAAACCCAATGGTTACTACCACCTATGGCACAGGAGAGTTAATCGTGAAGGCCCTCGACTTTGGGGCAAACCGCATCTTGATCGGCATTGGCGGTAGCGCCACCAACGACGGCGGGGCAGGAATGGCTCAGGCCTTGGGTGTTGGCCTTAAAGACAAGAACGGGCAAGTGCTTCCCTATGGGGGTGGTTTTTTAAGCCAGCTGGCTGCGATCGATATGTCAGGCCTGGACCCCAGAATAAAAAGAACTCCGATCATCGTAGCCTGTGATGTTAAAAACCCCTTGTGCGGCCCAAACGGCGCCTCCGCCATCTATGGCCCCCAAAAAGGCGCCTCTCCGGAAATGGTTAAACTGCTTGACGCCAACTTGCGCCACCTGGCCCAGGTGATTGCCCAGGAGCTTAACCAAAACGTGATGGAAATCCCCGGTGCCGGCGCGGCCGGCGGGTTAGGTGCGGGACTGATTGCCTTTGCCGGTGCCAGCCTCCGCTCTGGGGTGGAAACGGTTTTGGATACAGTAAACCTGGAAAAATACCTTGCAAAAACTGATTTGGTTATCACCGGTGAAGGACGGCTTGACTACCAGTCGGCCTTTGGCAAAGTTCCCGTGGGAGTAGCCAGACGGGCTCTTGACCATGGGGTTCCCGTGATTGCTTTTGTAGGGGAGATCGGCCCGGGAGCCCACCAGGTTTTTGATCTGGGCATTGGTTCGGCTGTCACCCTGGTCAACGGCCCGATTGATTTACAACGGGCAATGGAAAAAGCGCCAGCTTTACTGGCTGATGCGGCAGAACGAACCATGAGATTAATTCTAATCGGGGAAAAAATAGGAGGGAAGACAGTTTGA
- a CDS encoding tripartite tricarboxylate transporter permease, which yields MNLVLEAIVNLLQPLNFLMLVGGVFIGLLAGATPGISGTMMVILLIPITYFLQPDAAFLLLSAVYCAAVFSGSISAILFRTPGAPEAVATTLDGYEMTKKGKAAEALGISIFSSALGGLIGTLILIFAAPRLASFALAFGPAEYFALAIVGLSVVAVLGSRNMIKAFMAGLLGLWLATVGIDAMSGVPRFTFGIGVLMGGIELVAVLIGLFAISEVLRRVMQDQTVREKVGKVTSTLPKLPMIRRLTGTIARSSIIGTFIGILPGIGATTAAMVSYSEAVRWSKEPEKFGTGLEEGVSAPEAANNAAANGAMVPLLALGIPGSATTAVLLGAFILHGIQPGPLLFFQQPLLVNTLFVGLFLSNFLILFMAKPFIMGFANIIKIPYSVLGPLILLLCILGVFGIRNNLMDVWIALFFGVVGYVLEKYGFPLAPIILGLVLGGMAEQELRRALIMSGGSWQIFLDSPIAMTLLIGGAILMLYPIISQLLKSRRNKTGDAAGS from the coding sequence TTGAACCTAGTTTTGGAAGCGATAGTGAATTTATTGCAGCCGCTAAACTTTCTGATGCTGGTGGGGGGGGTCTTCATCGGTCTTTTGGCAGGTGCAACACCAGGAATTAGCGGCACGATGATGGTCATCTTGCTCATACCAATCACCTATTTTTTACAGCCTGATGCCGCCTTTCTCCTGCTTTCGGCTGTTTATTGCGCGGCGGTTTTTTCCGGGTCCATCAGCGCCATTTTATTCCGCACCCCGGGTGCGCCGGAAGCTGTGGCAACTACTTTAGACGGGTATGAAATGACCAAAAAAGGCAAGGCTGCGGAAGCTCTGGGCATTTCTATCTTTAGCTCGGCACTCGGCGGCTTGATTGGGACCTTAATCCTGATTTTCGCGGCGCCTCGCCTGGCCAGTTTCGCCTTGGCCTTTGGGCCGGCGGAATATTTTGCCCTGGCGATTGTCGGCTTGAGCGTGGTCGCTGTGCTGGGATCCCGCAATATGATCAAGGCCTTTATGGCCGGATTGTTGGGATTGTGGCTGGCTACCGTCGGGATCGATGCCATGTCTGGGGTACCCCGGTTTACCTTTGGGATTGGTGTTTTGATGGGCGGAATCGAGCTGGTTGCCGTTTTGATCGGCCTTTTTGCCATCTCCGAGGTTTTGCGGCGGGTAATGCAAGACCAGACAGTCCGGGAGAAGGTGGGCAAGGTCACATCTACCTTACCCAAACTGCCGATGATCAGGAGATTAACCGGCACAATTGCCCGCTCTTCCATAATAGGCACCTTTATCGGTATTTTACCTGGCATTGGCGCGACTACCGCGGCCATGGTCAGCTACAGTGAAGCAGTCCGGTGGTCGAAAGAACCGGAAAAATTCGGCACAGGTTTGGAAGAAGGTGTTTCCGCGCCAGAAGCGGCCAATAATGCTGCCGCCAACGGGGCGATGGTCCCGCTTTTGGCCCTTGGCATTCCTGGCAGCGCAACTACAGCTGTCTTGCTGGGAGCCTTTATCTTGCACGGGATCCAGCCCGGTCCGTTGCTTTTCTTCCAGCAACCTCTTCTGGTAAATACCTTGTTCGTCGGCCTGTTTCTGTCGAATTTCCTGATCCTGTTTATGGCCAAACCATTTATCATGGGATTTGCCAATATTATCAAGATCCCCTATTCGGTATTGGGTCCGCTGATTTTGCTCCTATGTATCTTAGGAGTTTTCGGCATTCGCAATAATTTGATGGATGTCTGGATTGCCCTGTTTTTTGGGGTGGTTGGATATGTATTGGAGAAATACGGGTTCCCGCTGGCGCCGATTATTCTGGGCCTGGTCCTTGGCGGGATGGCGGAACAAGAACTCCGCCGGGCCTTAATCATGTCTGGTGGCAGCTGGCAGATCTTCTTGGACAGCCCCATTGCCATGACCCTTTTGATTGGAGGGGCAATCCTCATGCTTTATCCTATAATTAGCCAGTTGCTTAAATCCCGCAGGAATAAAACAGGAGATGCCGCAGGAAGTTAA
- a CDS encoding 4Fe-4S binding protein, with the protein MLISKETCIDCGICVTRCPVGAIKTDTTEGIQIDFDECVECGVCKRLRICPTEAIYQQPLVWPRTIRSLMSDELVVAEETGISGRGTEEMKTNDVTGRFKHGWAGIAIELGRPGIATRMYEMEKVAMAVAKEGVEFEKLNPITSMMSDLKTGKFKDELLNERVLSGVIELLIPLERVPAIINRLKEIEPQLDTVFSLGIISRVAPDGSYPHVKVIEELGIWISPNGKNNVGLGRPLAKED; encoded by the coding sequence ATGTTGATCAGCAAAGAAACCTGTATTGACTGCGGCATCTGTGTAACCAGGTGCCCGGTGGGAGCCATCAAGACGGACACCACGGAAGGTATTCAAATCGACTTTGATGAGTGTGTGGAGTGTGGGGTTTGCAAGCGCTTGCGCATCTGCCCCACCGAGGCTATCTATCAGCAGCCGCTAGTCTGGCCCCGCACCATCCGCAGCCTGATGAGCGATGAATTGGTAGTTGCTGAGGAAACTGGCATCTCTGGCCGGGGGACAGAGGAAATGAAGACCAACGACGTCACTGGCCGCTTTAAACACGGATGGGCAGGCATCGCAATTGAACTAGGTCGCCCCGGGATAGCCACAAGGATGTACGAAATGGAGAAAGTAGCCATGGCGGTAGCCAAAGAAGGGGTAGAGTTTGAAAAACTAAACCCCATTACCAGCATGATGTCAGACCTCAAGACTGGAAAATTCAAAGACGAACTATTAAACGAGCGGGTGTTGTCCGGTGTCATTGAGCTTTTGATCCCCCTGGAGAGAGTGCCAGCCATTATCAATCGGCTAAAAGAAATTGAACCACAGCTTGATACTGTTTTTAGCCTCGGCATTATCTCAAGGGTTGCCCCTGATGGTTCTTATCCTCACGTCAAGGTAATCGAAGAACTGGGCATCTGGATATCTCCAAACGGAAAAAACAATGTGGGCCTGGGCCGGCCCTTAGCGAAGGAGGACTAA
- a CDS encoding 4Fe-4S binding protein has protein sequence MRIDKESCIGCQACQPYCPMGCIIYDDREGICKIDFDECVECGICMRPAICPTDALYQQELDEKRLLRQAFSNPLIPHKTTSVPGRGTEEMKTNEVTARFKHGRAGVAAELGRPGTGTRFKDVEKVAMAVAKVGVNFEPHNPVTHLMLDKATGQMRPDILDEKVLSAIVEFELGLDQLEAALTAIKDVAPTLDTVFSLDLACRMDPDNTVPTEAIARKVGFAPAINGKTNVGLGRPLAREDYRQCKI, from the coding sequence ATGCGGATTGACAAGGAAAGCTGTATTGGTTGCCAGGCTTGCCAACCCTACTGTCCCATGGGATGCATCATCTATGACGACAGGGAAGGAATCTGCAAAATAGATTTTGATGAGTGTGTTGAGTGCGGCATTTGTATGCGTCCGGCAATCTGTCCCACAGATGCCCTCTACCAGCAGGAGCTGGATGAAAAGCGGCTGTTGCGCCAGGCCTTCTCCAACCCACTGATACCGCACAAAACAACTTCCGTTCCGGGCAGAGGAACGGAGGAAATGAAAACCAATGAGGTGACAGCCCGTTTTAAGCATGGCAGAGCAGGAGTGGCGGCAGAACTTGGCCGTCCTGGTACGGGAACCAGGTTTAAAGACGTAGAAAAAGTAGCGATGGCAGTTGCCAAAGTTGGTGTCAACTTTGAACCTCATAACCCGGTAACCCATCTGATGCTGGACAAAGCCACCGGCCAGATGCGGCCCGACATTTTAGACGAAAAAGTGCTGTCGGCCATTGTTGAGTTTGAGCTGGGTCTTGACCAACTGGAAGCTGCCCTCACAGCTATTAAAGATGTCGCCCCCACCCTGGACACGGTATTCAGCCTGGACCTGGCTTGCCGCATGGATCCCGATAATACAGTCCCAACAGAAGCGATTGCCCGGAAAGTTGGGTTTGCCCCCGCGATCAACGGGAAGACCAATGTGGGACTGGGTCGGCCGCTGGCCAGAGAAGACTACCGCCAGTGCAAAATTTAG
- the pcrA gene encoding DNA helicase PcrA, translating to MKELLANLNPEQVEAVKHVDGPLLVLAGAGTGKTRVLTSRIAHLLALGVRPYQILAITFTNKAAQEMKDRLAMSVGPTALDLWVSTFHAACVRILRREIGVLGYQSNFVIYDTSDQQVLLKNCLKELCFDDKKFPPKAVSHAISQAKNRLLSPDQYSSHASTWYEQETARVYHLYQHRLRGFNACDFDDLIMKTVELFTRYPDVLAYYQEKFKYILVDEYQDTNHAQYKLVQLLSKEHHNLCVVGDPDQSIYRWRGADIQNILDFERDYPEAAVIRLEQNYRSTGNILAAANAVIACNTNRKHKNLWTDQNNGHPIVFFTGESEWAEARFVIDEIMRFHQQEGISYRNFAVLYRTHAQSRVLEEMLMQKGLPYQILGGLRFYERKEIKDLLAYLRVLQNPADSISLQRIINVPRRGIGEATWSRLEMAAIQQGLAVIEVLDRPDIGGRTAKALGLFKQLIEDLSEARSRLTVTELVDKVLLDTGYLRELEAENTPEAWARLENLQEFKSVTRNYDQNSEERTLEGFLAQVSLVADIDTYAEGDAVVLMTLHSAKGLEYPLVFLVGMEEGIFPHNQALLDEAELEEERRLCYVGMTRAQQKLYLSCARERTLYGNLVANEQSRFIKEVPEKLLLVEGNSSRLHGGPASGFGLRQEAWQPNKIRGQAVKTAGEKALSFNLGDRVEHSKWGEGVVVKVHGEGADGKITVAFPDQGLKELLIGYAPLKKI from the coding sequence TTGAAAGAATTGTTGGCGAACCTGAACCCGGAGCAGGTGGAGGCAGTTAAGCACGTTGATGGGCCTCTGCTGGTGCTGGCAGGTGCTGGTACCGGAAAGACCAGGGTGTTGACGAGCCGGATAGCCCATCTCCTGGCGCTTGGCGTCCGACCTTACCAGATTCTGGCGATTACTTTTACCAATAAGGCTGCCCAGGAAATGAAAGACCGCCTGGCTATGTCAGTTGGTCCCACGGCGCTAGATCTTTGGGTGAGCACTTTTCATGCCGCCTGTGTGCGCATCCTGCGGCGGGAGATTGGAGTGTTGGGCTATCAATCCAACTTTGTTATTTATGATACCTCAGACCAACAGGTGTTGCTGAAAAACTGCTTGAAAGAATTATGTTTCGATGATAAAAAATTCCCCCCCAAGGCAGTAAGCCATGCGATCAGCCAGGCAAAAAACCGGCTCTTAAGCCCAGACCAGTATTCGTCCCATGCCTCAACCTGGTATGAGCAGGAGACAGCCAGGGTTTATCACCTTTATCAGCACAGATTGCGCGGTTTTAACGCCTGTGACTTTGATGACCTGATCATGAAGACGGTGGAACTTTTTACCCGGTATCCTGATGTACTTGCCTATTACCAGGAGAAGTTTAAATATATTTTGGTTGATGAATACCAGGACACCAACCATGCCCAGTACAAATTAGTACAACTTCTGAGCAAGGAACATCACAACCTGTGTGTTGTCGGTGACCCGGATCAGTCAATTTACCGCTGGCGCGGCGCCGATATCCAAAACATACTGGATTTTGAAAGAGACTATCCTGAGGCTGCAGTAATCAGGTTGGAACAAAACTACCGCTCGACCGGCAACATTTTAGCTGCCGCCAACGCAGTTATTGCCTGTAACACTAACCGAAAGCATAAAAACCTTTGGACTGACCAAAATAATGGCCATCCCATTGTTTTTTTTACCGGAGAGAGCGAATGGGCGGAAGCTCGTTTTGTTATTGATGAAATAATGCGCTTTCATCAACAAGAGGGGATAAGCTACCGGAATTTTGCTGTTCTTTACCGGACTCATGCCCAGTCCCGGGTGCTGGAAGAAATGCTGATGCAAAAAGGACTGCCCTACCAGATCCTGGGCGGCTTACGCTTTTATGAGCGAAAAGAGATCAAGGATCTATTGGCTTATCTGCGGGTGCTCCAGAATCCGGCTGACAGTATCAGTCTGCAGCGAATAATCAATGTGCCCCGCCGCGGTATTGGAGAAGCGACCTGGTCCCGGCTAGAAATGGCTGCGATCCAGCAGGGCCTGGCCGTGATCGAAGTTTTGGACCGTCCAGATATTGGAGGAAGAACGGCAAAGGCCTTGGGTTTATTTAAACAGCTGATCGAGGACCTCAGTGAGGCTCGGTCCCGATTAACTGTCACTGAACTAGTAGACAAAGTTCTTTTGGACACCGGCTATTTGCGGGAACTGGAGGCTGAGAACACCCCGGAAGCGTGGGCCAGGCTGGAGAACTTGCAGGAATTCAAATCAGTCACCCGCAATTATGACCAAAACAGCGAAGAAAGGACATTGGAGGGTTTCCTGGCGCAGGTTTCGTTAGTGGCCGATATTGACACCTATGCGGAAGGTGATGCCGTGGTCTTAATGACTCTCCACTCCGCCAAGGGTTTGGAGTATCCGCTGGTTTTTCTTGTCGGGATGGAGGAGGGGATCTTCCCTCACAACCAGGCTCTGCTAGACGAAGCGGAATTGGAAGAAGAACGGCGGTTGTGTTATGTTGGGATGACCCGCGCCCAGCAAAAGCTCTATCTTTCTTGTGCCAGGGAAAGGACCCTGTACGGAAATTTGGTGGCCAATGAGCAATCCAGATTTATTAAGGAGGTGCCGGAAAAACTGCTCCTGGTTGAGGGGAACAGCAGCCGCCTGCATGGAGGCCCCGCTTCCGGTTTTGGACTCCGGCAAGAAGCCTGGCAGCCGAACAAGATCAGAGGTCAGGCGGTAAAAACGGCCGGTGAAAAAGCCCTCAGTTTCAACCTGGGGGACAGAGTAGAGCATTCCAAGTGGGGTGAAGGAGTGGTGGTAAAGGTGCATGGCGAGGGGGCAGACGGGAAAATAACTGTTGCCTTTCCTGACCAGGGTCTCAAAGAACTGCTGATAGGTTACGCTCCTTTAAAAAAGATTTAG
- a CDS encoding tripartite tricarboxylate transporter substrate binding protein: MGWGAGGGTDVFARAIARPASRILGQPMPVKNMPGGSATIAADYVVRQPADGYTVWAMTATDLPINLVIGRSPHPLASYIPIAMIQKDIGMLQVLSKRFNNIDEVVEYAKRNPLRVGGSGAIAHDEVMVAAWASSAGIEVIYVPYERAGDMHAALLGGHVHVLYEELGPVAGLIAAGTVKPVLAFASQKIRGFPDIPLAPEKGWNITLPQWRGLMVKAGTPPEIVEKLRNTFEQAILDPEYKTFERERFLDLVPGYHRGDDFLRSINMSIELYRNVLRQLGHVK; this comes from the coding sequence GTGGGCTGGGGAGCCGGCGGCGGGACGGATGTATTCGCCCGGGCAATCGCCAGACCTGCCAGCAGAATACTGGGGCAACCCATGCCAGTGAAGAATATGCCCGGCGGATCAGCGACCATCGCCGCTGACTATGTTGTCAGGCAGCCAGCCGACGGGTATACGGTCTGGGCGATGACAGCCACTGATCTTCCCATTAATTTGGTGATTGGAAGAAGTCCCCACCCCCTTGCGAGCTATATCCCGATCGCTATGATTCAGAAGGATATCGGAATGCTGCAGGTCTTGTCGAAAAGATTTAATAACATCGATGAAGTGGTGGAGTATGCCAAGAGAAACCCGCTGCGGGTTGGCGGCAGCGGCGCGATTGCCCACGACGAGGTGATGGTAGCTGCCTGGGCCAGTTCGGCCGGAATTGAAGTCATTTACGTGCCTTATGAGCGGGCGGGGGATATGCATGCTGCCCTCCTCGGAGGCCATGTGCATGTGCTTTATGAAGAGTTAGGCCCGGTAGCCGGACTGATTGCTGCCGGCACTGTCAAACCGGTATTGGCATTTGCCAGCCAAAAGATCAGGGGCTTTCCGGATATCCCTTTAGCACCGGAAAAAGGCTGGAACATTACACTTCCCCAATGGCGGGGATTAATGGTTAAAGCCGGTACCCCGCCGGAAATAGTGGAGAAACTTAGGAATACCTTCGAGCAGGCTATTCTAGACCCAGAGTACAAAACCTTTGAACGGGAAAGATTCTTGGACCTGGTCCCAGGTTACCACAGAGGCGACGACTTCTTGCGCAGTATTAACATGAGCATTGAACTCTACCGGAATGTTCTGCGTCAGCTTGGCCATGTCAAGTAA
- a CDS encoding TRAP transporter large permease subunit: MKEVALGLFLLNYALLIAFPMVRAYIALTTATIFVVLGILPVGQVFGAIDWNVLMMIGGTMGIVGLFIDSKMPARMADVLIDKMPDMKWAIIALAIFAGVISAFIDNVATVLMVAPVALTIARKLNISPVPSIICIAISSNLQGAATLVGDTSSILLGGFANMDFMDFIFFQGKPGLFFAVQTGMLASTLILYLIFRKETQPIKLEGKETVNDYFPSYLLLSMVLLLILASFIPERPRITNGLICVSLFLLGLIRDIIKNRELGLFKKRIAEIDYFTILLLAGLFVVIGGIVEVGIVDMISMLFVQLTGDNIFLIYTLIVWASVFFSAFIDNIPYVATMLPVVASIANTVGTEPYLLYFGLLSGATLGGNITPIGASANIAGIGILRKAGYNVSFFEFFKYGLPFTLAATTAGYLFIWFFWR; the protein is encoded by the coding sequence ATGAAAGAAGTCGCTCTTGGTCTTTTTTTGTTGAACTATGCCTTGCTGATTGCCTTTCCGATGGTGCGGGCCTATATAGCCTTAACAACAGCGACAATATTTGTAGTCCTGGGGATTCTGCCGGTGGGTCAGGTGTTCGGTGCCATCGACTGGAACGTGCTGATGATGATTGGCGGGACCATGGGAATAGTGGGGTTGTTTATCGATTCTAAAATGCCGGCGCGGATGGCGGATGTGTTGATCGATAAGATGCCGGATATGAAGTGGGCCATAATTGCTTTGGCGATTTTTGCCGGCGTGATATCGGCATTTATAGATAATGTGGCTACCGTGCTGATGGTAGCGCCGGTAGCATTAACTATTGCCAGAAAGCTTAATATCTCACCTGTGCCCAGCATCATCTGCATTGCCATCTCCTCTAACCTGCAGGGAGCGGCTACCCTGGTAGGGGATACTTCGTCGATCCTTTTGGGTGGCTTTGCTAATATGGATTTTATGGACTTTATCTTTTTCCAGGGTAAACCGGGATTATTCTTTGCAGTTCAAACCGGGATGCTGGCCTCTACCCTGATCCTATATTTAATCTTCCGCAAGGAAACACAGCCTATCAAACTCGAAGGAAAGGAAACTGTTAATGACTATTTTCCCAGCTATCTTTTACTGTCAATGGTGCTCCTGTTGATCTTGGCCTCCTTTATCCCCGAGCGACCAAGGATAACCAATGGATTGATCTGTGTCAGCCTGTTTCTTCTCGGACTGATCCGTGATATTATTAAGAATAGAGAATTGGGGCTGTTTAAAAAGCGGATAGCTGAGATCGATTATTTTACCATCCTGCTTTTAGCCGGCTTGTTTGTGGTTATCGGCGGCATTGTGGAGGTAGGAATAGTTGACATGATCAGCATGCTCTTTGTTCAGTTGACCGGTGACAACATATTTTTAATCTATACCCTGATCGTTTGGGCCTCGGTGTTTTTCTCGGCCTTCATCGATAATATTCCCTATGTTGCCACCATGCTGCCGGTGGTAGCTTCTATCGCCAATACTGTGGGCACTGAACCATACCTGTTATATTTTGGGTTGCTTTCAGGGGCTACTTTGGGCGGTAACATCACCCCGATTGGGGCTTCGGCCAATATTGCGGGAATTGGCATCCTGCGCAAGGCTGGCTATAATGTGAGTTTCTTTGAGTTTTTCAAGTATGGCCTGCCATTTACCCTTGCGGCCACTACTGCGGGCTATCTTTTCATCTGGTTTTTCTGGAGATAG
- a CDS encoding tripartite tricarboxylate transporter TctB family protein, protein MSMNLIIAAGFLLFSAWMFFEAGRFPVSRATAVGPEFWPQIVMGGMFVFSALLVIGTVIYRRQYAAESLQEKQPYPHNFWLVLGCTAAYVAGMEWIGFVVATILFLGALFWILKFRQTKPLLLVIFGSTLFSVLLFPRLLGIPLPRGTGLFRTISLFFY, encoded by the coding sequence ATGAGCATGAATCTAATTATAGCAGCAGGATTTTTGCTGTTCTCAGCCTGGATGTTTTTTGAGGCCGGCAGGTTCCCAGTGTCTAGAGCAACAGCCGTTGGGCCTGAATTTTGGCCTCAGATTGTGATGGGCGGAATGTTCGTTTTTTCTGCACTTTTGGTCATTGGTACAGTTATTTACCGGCGGCAATATGCTGCCGAAAGCCTGCAAGAAAAACAGCCCTATCCCCACAATTTTTGGTTGGTTCTCGGCTGTACGGCAGCCTATGTCGCCGGGATGGAGTGGATTGGTTTTGTAGTGGCCACCATTTTATTCTTGGGGGCCTTGTTTTGGATCTTAAAATTCCGGCAGACTAAACCTTTGCTTTTGGTTATTTTTGGTTCCACTTTGTTCAGCGTGCTGTTATTTCCGCGTTTGTTAGGCATTCCTTTGCCCCGGGGAACAGGTTTATTCCGGACTATTAGTCTCTTTTTCTATTAG
- a CDS encoding GntR family transcriptional regulator yields MSGLTNSPFQLKNRSLLTEQVYISLKNAIFAGVFKPGERLREIELAEKLGVSRTPIREAISQLKLEGLLTPLAGGGVKVVEFSIDEIHEIFDLRVLLETYGIQKAIENISEAQLKRLDEIVATSKIAYQQGNLERIIELNTQFHNEIITASRNKRLGEFIASLRNYLQAFRNVSMRHSLEPEVSLSGHTELLQAIKERDQDKALETMHSHLAIARKLFLEMLRNS; encoded by the coding sequence TTGTCTGGATTGACGAACAGCCCTTTTCAGCTAAAAAACAGGTCGCTTTTAACTGAACAAGTTTATATCTCGCTAAAAAATGCTATTTTTGCAGGAGTTTTCAAACCAGGTGAACGTTTAAGGGAGATAGAGTTAGCTGAAAAGTTGGGGGTGAGCCGGACCCCCATCAGGGAGGCAATCAGCCAGCTAAAACTGGAAGGACTATTAACTCCGCTGGCGGGTGGGGGTGTTAAAGTTGTAGAATTCTCCATCGACGAAATTCACGAGATTTTTGATCTGCGCGTATTGTTAGAAACCTATGGGATTCAAAAGGCGATTGAAAACATTTCAGAGGCCCAACTTAAGCGGTTGGATGAAATCGTGGCGACAAGCAAAATTGCCTACCAGCAAGGCAACCTTGAGCGAATAATTGAGTTGAATACCCAGTTTCATAACGAGATCATCACAGCCAGCCGCAATAAGAGGCTGGGTGAATTCATCGCCAGTTTGCGCAATTACCTGCAAGCTTTTCGCAATGTGAGTATGCGGCACTCTTTGGAGCCAGAAGTATCCCTGTCTGGACACACAGAATTATTGCAGGCGATCAAGGAAAGAGATCAAGATAAGGCATTAGAGACGATGCACAGTCATTTAGCGATCGCGAGAAAACTGTTCCTCGAGATGCTGAGGAATAGCTGA
- the ilvC gene encoding ketol-acid reductoisomerase, producing the protein MPKIYYDHDADLLLLKDKTIAVLGYGSQGHAQAQNLKDSGMDVVVGLRQGSASWAKAEKAGLKVATVAGACAIAQIIQVLLPDEMQAQVYQEEILPHLSEGKTLMFSHGFNIHFNQIQPPKNIDVFMVAPKSPGHLLRWMFEEGKGVPALVAIHQDYSGRAKDIALAYAKAIGSTKAGVFETTFAEETETDLFGEQCVLTGGLAALIKAGFETLVEAGYAPEMAYFECLHEMKLIVDLVYEGGLDFMRYSVSNTCEYGDYTRGSRIITEETRKEMKKILKEVQNGEFAREWVLENKANRPVFNALRKREKEHQIEVVGAELRAMMPWLKRERD; encoded by the coding sequence GTGCCAAAAATTTATTATGATCATGATGCCGATTTGCTCTTGCTGAAAGATAAAACAATAGCTGTTTTGGGTTACGGCAGCCAGGGGCACGCTCAGGCTCAGAACTTAAAGGACAGCGGGATGGATGTGGTGGTGGGGCTGCGGCAGGGTAGCGCCAGTTGGGCTAAAGCCGAAAAAGCCGGGCTTAAGGTCGCTACAGTTGCCGGGGCCTGTGCTATAGCTCAAATTATACAGGTCTTGCTTCCCGATGAGATGCAAGCCCAGGTTTATCAGGAAGAAATATTGCCCCATCTGTCGGAAGGTAAAACCCTGATGTTTTCCCATGGGTTTAATATTCATTTCAATCAGATCCAGCCGCCTAAAAATATCGATGTCTTTATGGTAGCGCCAAAAAGCCCCGGCCATCTTTTGCGTTGGATGTTTGAAGAGGGGAAAGGGGTGCCTGCGCTGGTGGCTATCCACCAGGACTATTCCGGCAGGGCCAAAGATATAGCGCTGGCCTATGCTAAAGCCATTGGCTCCACCAAAGCAGGCGTATTCGAAACCACCTTTGCGGAAGAAACCGAGACCGACCTGTTCGGAGAGCAGTGTGTGCTGACCGGCGGCCTGGCGGCACTGATCAAGGCGGGTTTTGAAACCCTGGTGGAAGCAGGCTATGCACCGGAAATGGCCTATTTTGAGTGCCTGCATGAGATGAAGCTGATCGTAGACCTGGTCTATGAAGGCGGACTGGATTTCATGCGTTATTCTGTCAGCAATACCTGCGAGTACGGCGACTATACCCGCGGTTCCCGGATTATTACCGAGGAAACCCGGAAGGAAATGAAAAAGATCCTGAAAGAGGTCCAAAACGGCGAGTTTGCCAGGGAGTGGGTCTTGGAAAATAAAGCCAATCGGCCTGTATTTAACGCTCTCCGGAAGCGGGAAAAGGAACACCAGATCGAAGTGGTAGGGGCAGAGCTGCGGGCGATGATGCCGTGGCTGAAACGAGAGCGGGATTAA